A genomic window from Candidatus Bathyarchaeia archaeon includes:
- a CDS encoding transaldolase family protein: MSIEKIILCSKPEPLDFPALSFDHADHVVRLAVRGYTKLAADHLLNREMIGSLEDVVAGVNRKFSFMFNRVFIGNMNLDLLKEERKILTCARIYDALIQAALNIVGFEKEIIGFSDVEAAKAFASIVEAAKEMEALERRNLGEAKVAQAVIKLFLSDMRKVMSGFHRPPGAMVAHIAEDLEKKVDLNNVMESFLKSAKESIRNNVYYRLSKEGLCKFGNDYALGLRWLRHLGFVQVSTNPVLAAAAFDDDPTLWEGYKGEDLCPDFKTAVEGLKEQLRENPDLYGDEITAKGTEVCIWPNLAVFRPIAIASNMRHGMVSLQLNPTIADDYEKSFREALKIYADAEEFLKKYDHYLLWGYSTSIEHGRPNIVFKVAGSSPASIELTRRLESLGIGTNNTVTFTVSQEVELILAKIRGRAEAVKKGLRLTTVYETSMIGRHDDHLREVHAEELLRSALEKSSDKEGALKELAEAMGVWDNVKEKKSMDEKIKLLCSRRFLSPISKEPFTVFLASHGVPYGSKEKVAEYLAKIEEAIGLSGILITKRVYEIFFSPQNIGKWLYYIQSEFGLSGEQADAVIQGIDALPASKRKPEETLLLLASSHMTHTEFPNHQMSVLLRSLDRDFNISKYRESVFESVDPEIPLRIMCSGWKHIAEEFIKAFELTDEQIALLKKVGITAPEKYGCRGLKPSEWRNYGATVKTMNEFSESYENFKRKCVEYAKKFLRKLEVQQ; the protein is encoded by the coding sequence ATGAGTATAGAGAAAATAATCCTATGCTCTAAGCCGGAGCCTTTAGATTTTCCGGCGCTCAGCTTTGACCACGCGGATCATGTTGTTCGTCTAGCGGTAAGGGGTTACACCAAGCTAGCTGCCGACCACCTGTTGAACAGGGAGATGATCGGTAGCTTAGAAGACGTTGTTGCTGGAGTTAACAGGAAATTTAGCTTCATGTTCAATAGGGTTTTCATCGGGAACATGAATTTAGATTTGCTGAAAGAGGAAAGGAAAATCCTTACATGTGCACGAATATATGACGCTTTAATTCAAGCGGCTTTAAACATTGTTGGATTCGAGAAAGAAATCATCGGTTTTTCCGATGTTGAAGCAGCTAAGGCTTTCGCCAGCATAGTTGAGGCTGCCAAAGAGATGGAGGCTTTAGAGCGTAGGAATCTAGGCGAAGCCAAGGTAGCCCAAGCCGTAATCAAACTATTTCTTTCAGACATGAGGAAGGTTATGAGCGGCTTTCATCGTCCGCCCGGCGCCATGGTTGCTCATATAGCCGAGGACTTAGAGAAGAAGGTTGACTTAAATAATGTAATGGAGTCTTTCCTAAAATCCGCTAAAGAAAGCATCAGGAACAACGTGTATTATCGGCTAAGTAAAGAAGGCTTATGCAAGTTCGGCAACGACTATGCTTTAGGTTTGAGGTGGCTTAGACACTTAGGTTTTGTTCAGGTTTCAACAAACCCCGTTCTAGCAGCCGCGGCTTTCGACGATGACCCTACTTTATGGGAAGGCTATAAGGGGGAGGATCTATGTCCAGATTTCAAGACCGCCGTAGAGGGTCTTAAGGAGCAGTTAAGGGAAAACCCTGATCTTTACGGCGATGAAATCACTGCGAAAGGCACGGAGGTCTGTATTTGGCCAAACCTCGCGGTTTTCAGACCCATAGCTATCGCCTCAAACATGCGTCACGGCATGGTTAGCTTGCAGCTTAACCCCACAATAGCGGATGATTACGAGAAGAGTTTCAGGGAAGCCTTGAAAATATATGCTGACGCCGAAGAGTTCCTCAAGAAATACGATCATTATCTTCTCTGGGGATATTCAACAAGCATCGAGCACGGTAGACCAAACATTGTTTTTAAGGTTGCCGGAAGCTCACCCGCATCGATTGAGCTGACGAGAAGGCTTGAGAGCTTAGGGATCGGCACAAATAATACTGTGACGTTTACGGTCTCCCAAGAGGTTGAGTTGATCCTCGCGAAGATTAGGGGGCGGGCTGAAGCGGTTAAAAAAGGTTTACGGTTAACGACCGTTTATGAGACAAGCATGATTGGCAGACATGACGATCACCTAAGGGAGGTTCATGCCGAGGAGCTCTTGAGAAGCGCTCTTGAGAAGAGCTCGGATAAAGAGGGGGCCTTAAAGGAGCTCGCAGAAGCCATGGGTGTCTGGGATAACGTGAAGGAGAAGAAGTCTATGGATGAAAAGATAAAATTGCTTTGCAGTAGACGCTTCCTTAGCCCAATTAGTAAGGAGCCGTTTACAGTTTTTCTCGCTTCGCATGGGGTTCCCTACGGCTCGAAAGAGAAGGTTGCTGAGTACCTAGCTAAGATTGAGGAGGCGATCGGATTAAGCGGGATACTTATAACTAAGAGAGTCTATGAGATCTTTTTCAGCCCACAAAACATAGGTAAATGGTTATATTACATTCAATCAGAGTTCGGTCTCAGCGGAGAGCAAGCTGATGCGGTTATTCAGGGGATAGATGCGCTGCCGGCTTCAAAAAGGAAGCCTGAGGAGACTCTTCTTTTACTCGCCAGCTCCCACATGACGCATACGGAGTTTCCTAATCACCAAATGAGTGTTCTGCTTAGAAGCCTAGACAGAGACTTCAATATCTCTAAATATAGGGAGTCGGTTTTCGAGAGCGTTGATCCGGAGATACCCCTAAGAATAATGTGCTCCGGATGGAAGCATATTGCTGAAGAGTTCATCAAAGCCTTCGAGTTGACAGATGAGCAAATCGCCCTCCTAAAGAAGGTAGGTATAACCGCTCCAGAAAAATATGGCTGCAGGGGTTTAAAGCCCTCTGAATGGAGAAATTATGGCGCAACCGTAAAAACGATGAATGAGTTCTCAGAAAGCTACGAGAATTTCAAAAGGAAATGCGTCGAGTACGCTAAAAAGTTTCTTAGAAAACTTGAAGTTCAACAGTAA
- a CDS encoding dihydrodipicolinate synthase family protein codes for MILLRNLKSLRGIVPSLHTITSPNGELSEEDIRSEVRFNIECGVHGLAAGLGAGEFYKFSDEERKKLFEIVVDEANGKVPVLIGAWHTGTEPALMLAKYAEDIVADGVILVPPFFNRVESKLCLYEHFSRIAGSISIPVMIQDNEDAFGVHICPSLYKRLVEENPNIYLAKIEGAGTLEKIRVLKEMLGDRIAIFGGSAARLFYEEMALGASGNIPDACLPDLLVDVFNKYESGDAEGSKKTYERFRRWLNFLLLHPLQAAEIEKETLRLRGVIRCSHTRGPKIGLSEEDKQVLKRILEEICVI; via the coding sequence GTGATTTTACTGAGAAACCTGAAGAGTTTAAGGGGTATCGTTCCCTCCCTACATACGATCACTTCCCCAAACGGTGAGCTCTCTGAGGAAGATATTAGGTCTGAGGTTAGGTTTAATATTGAGTGCGGCGTGCATGGTCTCGCCGCGGGTTTAGGTGCCGGGGAATTCTATAAGTTTTCTGATGAGGAAAGGAAAAAGCTGTTTGAGATAGTTGTTGACGAGGCTAATGGAAAGGTTCCTGTTTTAATAGGAGCTTGGCACACTGGGACGGAGCCTGCTTTAATGCTAGCTAAATACGCTGAGGATATCGTGGCTGACGGCGTAATATTGGTGCCGCCATTCTTTAATAGGGTGGAGTCAAAACTCTGTCTTTACGAGCATTTCTCTAGAATAGCGGGGAGCATTAGCATCCCGGTGATGATACAGGATAATGAGGATGCTTTTGGAGTACACATATGCCCCTCCCTCTATAAGAGGCTGGTTGAGGAGAACCCTAACATCTATCTAGCCAAAATAGAGGGGGCCGGAACACTAGAGAAAATAAGGGTTCTGAAAGAAATGCTAGGGGATAGAATAGCGATTTTCGGCGGGTCGGCTGCAAGACTATTTTATGAAGAGATGGCCCTTGGAGCCAGTGGGAATATTCCAGACGCTTGTCTACCGGATCTGCTTGTAGATGTTTTCAACAAGTATGAAAGCGGCGACGCTGAGGGGTCAAAGAAAACCTACGAGAGGTTCAGGCGCTGGCTCAACTTCCTGCTTCTACACCCGCTTCAGGCAGCCGAGATAGAGAAAGAGACGCTTAGGTTAAGGGGCGTCATCAGGTGCTCCCATACGAGAGGGCCTAAAATCGGCTTAAGCGAGGAAGATAAGCAAGTTTTAAAAAGAATATTGGAAGAGATTTGTGTGATTTAG
- the ilvD gene encoding dihydroxy-acid dehydratase: MSKLKLRSEKMGWILRGLIRAGGYNYETGKPIVEIVNTWSEWNPGHNHLRKVAEAVKRGVLSAGGFPLEYNTLSLCPGQSLPNRNLLALEVESVICGVGGKEDPAPYAEPADAVVFICSCDKDVPALLMAAARINLPSIFVLGGAMLPGKFKGEDVVCCTDAQRLERDFRAGIITEEEWREFQNSVFPCSGACGPMGTANTMQCMAEALGMALPGSACSPATLAETYWRAEESGRKIMELLKENVRPRDIMTEKSLENAIKVLMAIGGSTNAIIHLIAIARELDLNLPLERFDEISKRTPFLVDVKPSGRYAAVDFHAAGGVPALMKQMEPTLNLDVLTVTGRTLRENLANVRVKDANIIRPLNQPLLPEGGIAILKGNLAPRGAVIKHSASIDRRLLQHRGPALVFNSPEEAYRYLLREDIEISEDHVLILRYQGPKAACMPETGALPIPTALAKRGVKDIVRITDGRMSGTHFGTIVLHVSPEAYVGGPLAAVENGDIVELDLTRRLLEVKLTDKQIKERLERWVPPEPKYNYRRGPHALWFNFCTQADEGCIYPFM, translated from the coding sequence TTGAGTAAATTGAAGCTGAGAAGCGAGAAGATGGGCTGGATTCTTAGGGGTTTAATTAGGGCTGGAGGATACAATTACGAGACTGGGAAACCCATAGTGGAGATCGTTAACACTTGGAGTGAATGGAATCCCGGCCACAATCATTTAAGAAAGGTTGCCGAAGCGGTTAAGCGTGGAGTTTTATCCGCTGGCGGCTTTCCGCTAGAATACAATACGCTTTCCCTATGCCCGGGTCAAAGCCTTCCAAACCGCAATCTGCTTGCCCTAGAGGTTGAATCGGTTATTTGCGGTGTAGGTGGAAAAGAAGATCCGGCACCATACGCTGAGCCAGCTGACGCTGTAGTATTTATTTGCAGCTGCGATAAGGATGTGCCAGCTCTTTTAATGGCTGCAGCCCGAATAAACCTGCCATCAATATTCGTTTTGGGCGGGGCTATGCTTCCAGGCAAATTTAAAGGTGAAGATGTTGTATGCTGCACCGATGCACAGCGATTAGAGCGCGACTTCAGGGCTGGAATAATCACGGAGGAAGAGTGGAGAGAATTTCAGAACAGTGTCTTCCCGTGCTCAGGGGCCTGTGGGCCCATGGGAACCGCAAACACGATGCAGTGTATGGCTGAGGCCCTCGGTATGGCGCTGCCCGGCTCAGCATGCTCTCCAGCCACGTTAGCTGAAACATATTGGAGAGCTGAGGAAAGCGGGCGGAAAATCATGGAGTTGCTTAAAGAGAATGTAAGGCCGCGGGACATAATGACTGAGAAATCTCTGGAAAACGCTATAAAGGTTCTCATGGCTATTGGGGGTTCAACCAACGCTATAATTCACCTCATAGCTATAGCACGCGAATTGGATCTGAATTTACCGTTAGAAAGATTTGACGAAATAAGTAAGAGGACACCGTTCCTAGTTGATGTGAAACCCAGCGGTCGTTACGCCGCCGTAGATTTTCATGCTGCTGGCGGGGTGCCAGCCTTAATGAAGCAGATGGAGCCTACGCTTAATCTTGACGTCTTAACTGTTACTGGTAGGACGCTTAGAGAGAATCTGGCGAACGTTCGCGTCAAGGACGCCAACATAATTAGACCGTTAAACCAGCCGCTTTTACCCGAGGGCGGCATAGCGATACTTAAAGGGAATCTGGCTCCTAGAGGGGCAGTTATCAAGCATTCCGCTTCAATAGATCGCAGGCTGCTCCAACATAGGGGGCCAGCCCTTGTCTTCAACTCTCCTGAGGAAGCTTACAGGTATTTGCTGAGAGAGGATATAGAGATTTCCGAGGATCATGTTTTAATTCTTAGGTATCAGGGGCCTAAGGCTGCATGCATGCCTGAAACCGGTGCATTGCCGATACCGACGGCTCTGGCTAAGAGAGGCGTTAAAGATATTGTGAGGATAACTGATGGAAGGATGAGCGGCACGCATTTTGGGACAATAGTTCTACATGTGTCGCCTGAAGCATATGTAGGCGGCCCATTAGCTGCCGTGGAGAATGGCGATATAGTGGAGCTTGATCTTACGCGAAGGCTACTAGAGGTTAAATTGACAGACAAGCAGATCAAGGAGAGGTTAGAGAGATGGGTTCCGCCTGAACCCAAATATAATTATAGGAGGGGGCCTCACGCCCTTTGGTTTAACTTCTGTACGCAGGCTGATGAGGGGTGCATTTATCCGTTCATGTAA
- a CDS encoding NAD(P)/FAD-dependent oxidoreductase, whose translation MREKPIRVAVIGAGVVGASISRVLSMFEDFEVILVEKEADVGWGVSKANTGIIHAGYDDEPELYPLRARLCVEGNRIWRKWAEDLDIPIKWCGSLVLAFDDDEANILKELFRRGLKNGVEGLEIVGAGEVKVLEPNASENVTAALWAPTAGQISPWDAVIALVENSVANGVKLHLSTEVRGVRVKGGCVTGLETSRGFLEADWVINASGLYADKIAETAGIGGYRIKPRRGEYFVFDREAEPKVTRILFPTPTPISKGVVVTTTVEGNLMIGPSAEDLAEYQRDEKGNTRSGLDYVWSSASKLVKKLPPRSMIIRFFAGLRPEPTGGDFIVRKYDEVHGFIDAAGMRSPGLTSAPAVAYMVLDLLRSDLGRELKRKEDWNPYRKRILRFFELTHSERSALISREPRYGRIVCVDEMVTEMEVVEAIRRGATTIDGVKFRTRACMGKCQGSSCMYKIAVILSRELGIPLWKVSVKGSGTEIGIGDVKALFEEEGECERSKETS comes from the coding sequence ATGCGCGAAAAACCCATACGCGTAGCCGTAATTGGGGCTGGGGTCGTAGGTGCAAGCATATCAAGGGTTCTCTCCATGTTCGAGGACTTTGAGGTCATCCTAGTGGAGAAAGAGGCGGACGTGGGTTGGGGCGTCAGCAAGGCCAACACTGGTATAATTCACGCGGGCTACGATGATGAGCCGGAGCTGTATCCATTAAGGGCTAGGTTATGCGTTGAAGGAAATAGGATATGGCGTAAATGGGCTGAAGACCTCGATATACCGATTAAATGGTGCGGCTCCCTAGTTTTAGCCTTCGACGACGATGAAGCAAACATTCTTAAAGAACTCTTCCGCAGAGGCTTAAAGAATGGCGTTGAAGGCTTGGAGATAGTTGGCGCAGGGGAAGTTAAGGTTTTAGAGCCAAACGCTTCGGAAAACGTTACAGCAGCCCTCTGGGCTCCAACCGCCGGCCAGATATCTCCATGGGACGCTGTGATCGCCCTTGTGGAGAACAGCGTCGCAAACGGTGTAAAGCTGCATTTATCTACTGAGGTTAGAGGCGTGAGGGTTAAAGGTGGATGCGTTACTGGTTTGGAGACGAGTAGAGGTTTCCTAGAAGCCGACTGGGTTATTAATGCATCCGGCCTATATGCGGATAAAATAGCTGAGACGGCGGGTATAGGGGGTTATAGGATAAAGCCTAGAAGAGGCGAGTATTTCGTTTTTGATAGGGAGGCTGAGCCGAAGGTGACCAGAATCCTGTTTCCGACACCTACGCCGATATCCAAGGGGGTTGTCGTAACGACGACTGTTGAAGGAAACCTTATGATCGGGCCAAGCGCTGAGGATTTAGCCGAATACCAAAGGGATGAAAAGGGCAACACTCGCAGCGGCTTAGATTATGTTTGGAGCTCAGCCTCCAAGCTTGTGAAGAAGCTTCCGCCCAGAAGCATGATTATTAGATTCTTCGCTGGTTTAAGGCCTGAGCCGACTGGTGGAGACTTCATAGTGAGAAAGTATGATGAAGTCCACGGCTTCATAGATGCTGCGGGCATGCGTTCGCCGGGATTAACCTCGGCTCCGGCGGTAGCTTACATGGTTCTAGATCTGCTTAGATCTGACCTCGGCCGTGAGCTCAAGCGAAAGGAAGACTGGAACCCTTATAGGAAGCGTATATTAAGGTTTTTTGAGCTGACGCATAGCGAGAGGAGCGCGTTAATAAGTAGGGAGCCTAGGTATGGCCGAATAGTATGCGTTGACGAGATGGTGACTGAGATGGAGGTGGTTGAGGCAATCAGGAGGGGGGCGACAACAATAGATGGCGTTAAATTTAGAACTAGAGCCTGCATGGGCAAATGCCAAGGATCATCATGCATGTATAAGATCGCAGTGATACTGTCCAGAGAGTTGGGCATACCGCTCTGGAAGGTTTCAGTTAAAGGATCTGGGACAGAGATAGGCATAGGAGACGTTAAAGCATTATTTGAGGAGGAAGGGGAGTGCGAGAGAAGCAAAGAGACCTCGTAA
- a CDS encoding FAD-dependent oxidoreductase, whose protein sequence is MREKQRDLVIIGGGPAGLAAAVKAWNLGIKSISLIDESERLGGLLPQCIHPGFGLHYFREDLTGPEFAARLIERLRETGVEVLSGAHAAQIEVEPGGLKKVYGYRYGEAFKIGSKAIIYAAGCRERTRFEAGILGDRPSGVYTAGEAQTLMDIYGILPGKEIVIVGSGDVGLIMARRFALEGARVKGVVEMMPYPGGLMRNIVQCLEDFAIPLYLSHIVAEIKGSRKVESVKIAKVDDKLSPVEGSSFEIKCDAVILAVGLKPRTEILARAGALIDDATGGPIVNDWLETTIPGVFAAGNVLVVNDLVDYAAEQGEWAAESAFKFISEGDLPRSGVKRLIRGRNVRLIVPQLVSCLRDVVFYGRVSVPEEDVAIRFEEVGKVFRLPAVRPPEMFRIKISASDLSMLGGEKLTVNIVRV, encoded by the coding sequence GTGCGAGAGAAGCAAAGAGACCTCGTAATAATAGGCGGCGGGCCAGCCGGGCTTGCAGCAGCGGTGAAAGCTTGGAACCTTGGCATTAAGAGCATATCTCTCATAGATGAGTCTGAAAGGCTAGGCGGCCTTCTACCGCAATGTATACATCCAGGCTTTGGGCTACATTATTTTAGGGAAGATTTAACTGGCCCAGAATTCGCGGCTAGGCTCATAGAGAGGCTTAGGGAAACAGGGGTTGAGGTTTTAAGTGGAGCACATGCCGCCCAGATTGAAGTTGAGCCCGGCGGCTTAAAAAAGGTTTATGGATACAGGTATGGGGAAGCCTTTAAAATTGGATCTAAGGCTATCATTTACGCCGCTGGCTGTAGAGAGAGAACCCGTTTCGAAGCCGGTATCCTAGGCGATAGGCCCTCAGGCGTCTATACGGCTGGCGAGGCGCAAACATTAATGGATATTTATGGTATTTTACCCGGCAAGGAGATAGTGATCGTTGGTTCAGGCGACGTTGGCTTAATAATGGCTAGAAGGTTCGCTCTAGAGGGCGCAAGGGTCAAAGGCGTTGTCGAGATGATGCCATATCCCGGAGGACTAATGCGCAACATTGTTCAATGCTTGGAAGATTTCGCAATACCGCTATACCTAAGCCACATAGTAGCCGAGATAAAGGGTTCAAGAAAGGTTGAGTCAGTTAAAATAGCAAAAGTTGATGATAAGCTTAGTCCGGTAGAAGGGTCTAGTTTTGAGATAAAATGTGACGCTGTTATACTGGCCGTCGGCCTTAAACCGAGAACTGAGATTCTTGCTAGAGCTGGCGCCCTCATAGATGACGCTACTGGAGGGCCAATAGTGAACGATTGGCTGGAAACCACTATACCAGGGGTTTTCGCCGCTGGCAACGTGCTTGTAGTTAACGATCTGGTTGACTATGCCGCTGAGCAGGGTGAGTGGGCCGCTGAGTCCGCTTTCAAATTTATAAGTGAGGGGGATCTTCCAAGATCCGGGGTTAAGCGTTTAATCCGGGGGCGCAACGTAAGGCTCATTGTTCCCCAATTAGTCAGCTGCCTCCGAGATGTTGTGTTCTATGGGAGGGTCAGCGTGCCGGAGGAGGATGTCGCAATCCGGTTTGAGGAGGTTGGAAAAGTCTTTAGGTTGCCGGCGGTTAGGCCGCCGGAAATGTTTAGGATTAAAATATCGGCTAGCGATCTCTCAATGTTAGGTGGCGAAAAACTAACTGTCAATATCGTGAGGGTGTGA
- a CDS encoding DUF1667 domain-containing protein — translation MLLKDGKVVLVEGNRCQRGVTYAHSEVKPKRALITVVKVHGGVLPVVSVKTSKPIPKDLIPEAMKAISKISVKAPIKIGDVIIKDLFSLGVDIIATREVEAV, via the coding sequence GTGCTGCTGAAAGACGGTAAGGTGGTTTTGGTCGAGGGAAACAGATGCCAAAGAGGAGTAACATATGCTCATAGTGAAGTTAAACCTAAAAGGGCTCTTATAACTGTAGTTAAGGTTCATGGCGGCGTACTTCCAGTCGTATCAGTAAAGACATCTAAACCAATACCCAAAGACTTAATACCCGAAGCTATGAAAGCGATCTCTAAAATATCCGTTAAGGCGCCGATCAAAATAGGTGACGTAATAATTAAAGATCTCTTTAGTTTAGGGGTTGACATCATAGCAACAAGGGAAGTCGAAGCAGTTTAA
- a CDS encoding DUF4438 domain-containing protein, producing the protein MLRINVDRLVKISVIGEVSSPVFRRSPYRISSEGKPVVLPGVGGITYNVRVGDLAVGWAADHVEPGVSVRNKEGEDANMALNVLACVGNEAVVVSGDAKGARGVVIGKHGGIEHVLVDFTPETLEKLVIGDKVLIKAFGVGLEIIDYPEIKVMNIDPYFLEKIDPKPLDDRIEFPVTHIIPASIMGSGLGADQTYSGDYDIQLFDESIVKEYGLEDLRLGDLVAIQDADSSYGRVYLKGAITVGIVVHSNCVISGHGPGVTTLLTSRSGKIVPKISPDANIARILNLR; encoded by the coding sequence ATGTTGAGAATTAATGTTGATAGGCTTGTTAAGATATCTGTTATAGGTGAGGTTTCAAGCCCTGTTTTCCGCCGATCCCCATACAGAATTTCGTCTGAAGGGAAACCAGTTGTGCTGCCGGGGGTTGGTGGAATAACATATAATGTTCGTGTTGGAGACCTAGCGGTGGGCTGGGCTGCGGATCACGTTGAGCCCGGTGTAAGTGTCAGAAATAAAGAAGGCGAGGATGCGAACATGGCTTTAAATGTTTTAGCATGCGTTGGCAATGAAGCCGTTGTGGTTTCAGGCGACGCTAAGGGCGCTAGAGGGGTTGTTATCGGAAAGCATGGGGGAATAGAGCATGTGCTCGTAGATTTTACACCTGAAACATTAGAGAAGCTGGTTATAGGAGATAAGGTTTTAATAAAGGCCTTCGGCGTCGGCTTAGAGATAATCGATTATCCTGAAATTAAAGTCATGAACATCGACCCATACTTTCTTGAAAAGATTGATCCTAAACCCCTAGACGACAGAATCGAGTTTCCGGTAACTCACATTATCCCAGCGTCAATCATGGGTTCTGGGCTAGGCGCCGATCAGACATATTCTGGAGATTACGACATACAGTTGTTTGATGAATCCATAGTTAAAGAGTATGGCTTAGAAGACTTGAGGCTAGGCGACCTAGTGGCGATTCAGGACGCTGACAGCTCTTATGGACGCGTATATTTGAAGGGAGCCATAACTGTTGGAATCGTAGTGCACTCTAACTGTGTGATTTCGGGACACGGGCCTGGAGTAACAACCCTATTAACTTCTAGGAGCGGGAAGATAGTTCCAAAAATCAGCCCAGACGCAAATATAGCGAGGATCTTAAATCTAAGGTGA
- a CDS encoding energy-coupling factor transporter transmembrane component T produces the protein MFDGLRYRSVFSPIHKIDPRAKFIYVCVLFIIAILFSQLIPLLVILLLQVPLVILARVKREWFRLLRGSAFFALLIFVMNVVSLYFYSGNQSIGIVVEYALAMSVRFIVLVESFSIFFLTTSPDMLSLSMEQMGVPYEFCFAFTTAIRFVPVLAEEAQTIMDAQRARGLDLEGGNFMRRIRNYIPILIPLIVNAIRRSLELAEAMESRAWGASKKRTNLYVLKMGKKDYIFILISVVMLVSSIYVWLTVKIPSLIQVLQSLT, from the coding sequence ATGTTTGACGGCTTAAGATATAGGAGCGTCTTCTCCCCGATACATAAAATAGATCCTAGAGCTAAATTCATATATGTATGCGTTCTCTTCATTATAGCGATACTTTTCAGCCAGCTTATTCCGCTCTTAGTGATATTGCTTCTGCAGGTGCCGCTCGTCATATTGGCTAGGGTTAAAAGAGAGTGGTTTCGCCTTCTTAGAGGCTCGGCGTTCTTCGCGCTACTAATATTCGTTATGAATGTTGTCTCACTCTACTTTTACAGCGGCAACCAATCAATAGGAATCGTCGTTGAGTATGCCTTAGCCATGAGCGTTAGATTCATAGTTCTAGTAGAGTCATTCTCCATATTCTTCCTTACAACATCGCCGGACATGCTCAGCTTATCTATGGAGCAGATGGGGGTTCCCTACGAGTTCTGCTTCGCCTTTACGACAGCTATACGTTTCGTGCCGGTTTTAGCCGAAGAAGCTCAAACGATAATGGATGCTCAAAGGGCGCGTGGGCTGGATCTAGAGGGCGGAAACTTCATGAGGAGAATAAGGAACTATATTCCGATCCTAATTCCGTTAATAGTTAACGCTATACGGAGAAGCCTTGAGCTGGCAGAAGCCATGGAGTCTAGGGCTTGGGGCGCCTCAAAGAAGCGCACAAATCTATACGTGCTAAAGATGGGAAAGAAAGATTACATTTTCATTTTAATCTCAGTAGTTATGCTTGTTTCATCTATTTACGTCTGGCTAACGGTTAAAATCCCGTCCCTAATCCAAGTTCTCCAAAGTTTAACGTAA
- a CDS encoding ABC transporter ATP-binding protein → MEVEDVYFTYPNGVEVLKGISLKIDDGEFVAIMGQNGAGKTTLVKHFNGLLKPTKGRVLVDGVDTKHTTVAALSRKVGFVFQNPDHQLFSETVEDEISFALRNFGFDEKVIRERVDWALNLLDLAQYRKVSPFMLSGGEKKRVALASVLAWDPDILVLDEPTIGQDSYQKEKLRQFILQLNQQGKTVIMVTHDIEFVAECEPRVILMANGKIVAEGDAKDVLTDLEAINTASLIFPEITQVFMRLNDLGFPRKVISVYEARRLILERLSRVMYL, encoded by the coding sequence ATAGAAGTTGAGGATGTCTACTTCACTTACCCTAACGGCGTTGAGGTCTTGAAGGGGATTTCACTGAAGATTGATGATGGCGAGTTTGTTGCAATAATGGGTCAGAATGGGGCTGGCAAGACGACTTTAGTTAAACATTTTAACGGTTTACTTAAGCCGACGAAGGGTAGAGTTCTAGTTGACGGGGTTGACACAAAGCATACAACCGTGGCGGCCCTTTCAAGGAAAGTTGGTTTCGTATTCCAGAACCCGGATCACCAGCTTTTCAGCGAGACCGTTGAGGATGAGATTTCTTTTGCGCTTAGAAACTTCGGGTTTGATGAGAAGGTTATTAGGGAGAGAGTTGATTGGGCGCTTAACCTTTTAGACCTAGCCCAATATAGGAAGGTTTCTCCCTTCATGCTTAGCGGCGGGGAGAAGAAGAGGGTTGCTTTGGCGTCGGTTCTCGCATGGGACCCCGATATTCTGGTGCTGGATGAACCAACCATAGGTCAAGATAGCTATCAAAAGGAGAAGCTTAGGCAATTTATACTTCAATTGAATCAGCAGGGTAAAACCGTGATAATGGTGACGCATGATATTGAATTCGTAGCTGAATGTGAGCCGAGGGTTATTTTAATGGCTAATGGCAAAATAGTCGCTGAAGGTGATGCGAAAGACGTGTTAACCGATCTAGAGGCGATCAACACGGCTTCGCTGATATTTCCTGAAATAACCCAAGTCTTCATGAGGCTCAATGATCTCGGTTTTCCGAGAAAAGTCATAAGCGTTTATGAAGCTAGGCGCTTAATCCTGGAGAGATTAAGCCGGGTGATGTATCTGTGA